In Ptychodera flava strain L36383 chromosome 17, AS_Pfla_20210202, whole genome shotgun sequence, one genomic interval encodes:
- the LOC139115327 gene encoding ras-related protein Rab-20-like, with translation MVTEEMATTPKKKADLKVVIIGDMSVGKSTLIQRYLSGKFQDTLSQTIGAAFFLKQWGPYNIAIWDTAGEEKFSGLSSFYCRNARAAIMAYDISERESFDSLYARHLPLLQQGAEEDCLVIAVGTKLDLVTPNTREVTNEEGEKFAYDANPSRFQDGTRTDLRIPFYETSSVTGENVDNVFTYIFKTLLPLDPEGNPIEPNAARKRSPDVVDLENPSNAGNAGKSSKESERLPPQGKKAGCC, from the exons ATGGTAACTGAAGAAATGGCGACAACGCCAAAGAAGAAAGC TGACCTCAAGGTCGTCATCATCGGTGACATGAGTGTTGGCAAGTCGACCCTCATTCAGCGTTACTTGTCCGGTAAATTTCAGGACACTCTGAGT CAAACCATTGGTGCTGCATTCTTCTTAAAGCAATGGGGACCTTACAACATTGCCATCTGG GATACTGCTGGGGAAGAAAAATTTTCAGGTTTGAGTTCATTTTACTGTCGCAATGCTCGGGCGGCCATCATGGCGTACGATATCTCCGAGAGGGAGTCGTTTGACAGCCTGTACGCTCGACACCTCCCACTTTTACAACAAGGAGCCGAAGAGGACTGCCTGGTGATTGCTGTCGGAACAAAACTTGATCTGGTGACCCCGAACACTCGCGAAGTCACCAACGAAGAAGGGGAGAAATTCGCCTACGATGCGAATCCATCGCGATTTCAGGACGGAACGAGGACTGACCTCCGCATTCCTTTCTACGAGACCAGCTCTGTCACCGGCGAAAATGTAGACAATGTATTTACTTACATCTTCAAGACACTCTTACCCCTTGACCCGGAAGGAAATCCCATCGAGCCCAATGCAGCCAGGAAGAGGTCACCGGATGTCGTTGACCTGGAAAACCCATCAAATGCCGGGAATGCGGGAAAGTCTTCAAAAGAATCAGAAAGATTACCTCCGCAAGGGAAAAAAGCAGGATGTTGTTGA